One window of Gloeothece citriformis PCC 7424 genomic DNA carries:
- a CDS encoding CVNH domain-containing protein, whose amino-acid sequence MKKASLLLKIALGFIFTLFVSFNIVVDSAMATGQFSKTCEDITLDGSTLSAFCQKADGYTLNETSINLDEEIGNLDGTLSWGDHNFSLTCDSIGLAQSLFTRTYVLAAECERRDGYTYIPTEIELDEHIANIDGTLTYE is encoded by the coding sequence ATGAAAAAAGCCTCGTTACTTCTAAAAATTGCCTTGGGATTTATATTTACTCTGTTTGTCTCTTTCAACATTGTAGTTGACTCAGCGATGGCTACAGGGCAATTTAGTAAAACTTGTGAAGACATTACCCTTGATGGTTCGACTCTATCCGCTTTCTGTCAAAAAGCTGATGGATATACCCTCAACGAAACCTCGATTAATTTAGATGAAGAAATTGGGAATTTGGATGGCACTTTATCCTGGGGTGATCATAATTTTTCTCTAACCTGTGACAGTATCGGTTTAGCACAGTCCCTCTTCACTAGAACTTATGTTCTAGCGGCTGAATGCGAACGGAGAGATGGATACACCTATATTCCCACCGAAATCGAATTAGATGAACACATTGCTAATATTGACGGCACTCTAACCTACGAATAG
- a CDS encoding CVNH domain-containing protein, whose amino-acid sequence MKKAQLVLTFFFSFLLAVFVSFNLVVDSAMAFSGPVSESCIDLELSGSILSANCETANGYYEKASINLDEVIGNLDGMLSWDSQNFSQTCEDISLEKRYSITFPILMATCQEAIGGENYMATEVYLDDHIFNVNGTLFYN is encoded by the coding sequence ATGAAAAAAGCTCAATTAGTTCTAACATTCTTCTTTTCTTTTCTGTTAGCAGTGTTTGTATCCTTTAATTTGGTTGTTGACTCGGCGATGGCATTCTCCGGGCCTGTAAGTGAATCTTGTATAGACCTTGAACTTAGTGGTTCAATTTTATCTGCCAACTGTGAAACAGCTAATGGCTATTATGAAAAAGCTTCCATTAATTTAGATGAAGTCATTGGGAATTTGGATGGAATGTTATCCTGGGACAGCCAAAATTTTTCTCAAACCTGTGAAGATATTAGTTTAGAGAAAAGATACAGTATAACCTTTCCCATTTTGATGGCTACTTGTCAGGAAGCAATAGGCGGAGAGAATTATATGGCAACAGAAGTTTATCTAGATGATCACATTTTTAATGTTAATGGCACTCTATTCTACAATTAA
- the thiC gene encoding phosphomethylpyrimidine synthase has protein sequence MRAEWIAKRRGQSNVSQMHYARQGVITEEMHYVANRENLPVDLIRDEVARGRMIIPANINHVNLEPMCIGIASQCKVNANIGASPNSSDINEELEKLRLAVKYGADTVMDLSTGGGDLDTIRTAIINDSPVPIGTVPIYQALESVHGRIENLTPDDFLHIIEKHAQQGVDYMTIHAGILMEYLPLVRNRLTGIVSRGGGIIAKWMLHHHKQNPLYTHFDDIIEIFKKYDVSFSLGDSLRPGCLHDASDEAQLSELKTLGQLTRRAWEHDVQVMVEGPGHVPMDQIEFNVKKQMEECSEAPFYVLGPLVTDIAPGYDHITSAIGAAMAGWYGTAMLCYVTPKEHLGLPNAEDVRNGLIAYKIAAHAADVARHRQGARDRDDQLSNARYNFDWNRQFELSLDPDRAKEYHDETLPADIYKTAEFCSMCGPKFCPMQTKVDADALTELEKFLAKDKETVSQS, from the coding sequence ATGAGAGCAGAATGGATTGCCAAGCGTCGTGGGCAAAGTAATGTATCACAAATGCACTATGCTAGACAAGGTGTCATTACTGAAGAAATGCACTACGTCGCCAACCGGGAAAATCTTCCTGTAGATTTAATTCGGGATGAAGTGGCTCGTGGACGGATGATTATTCCGGCTAATATTAATCATGTTAATTTAGAACCGATGTGTATTGGGATTGCTTCTCAATGTAAAGTCAATGCCAATATTGGAGCATCTCCTAATTCTTCTGATATTAATGAAGAGTTGGAAAAACTGAGATTAGCGGTTAAATATGGTGCAGATACCGTGATGGACTTGTCCACCGGTGGCGGTGATCTTGATACCATTCGCACAGCAATTATTAATGATTCTCCCGTTCCTATTGGGACTGTCCCCATTTATCAAGCATTAGAAAGTGTGCATGGACGGATAGAAAATCTAACCCCTGATGATTTTCTTCATATCATCGAAAAACACGCTCAACAAGGGGTAGATTACATGACGATTCATGCAGGAATTCTCATGGAATATCTCCCTTTAGTGAGAAACCGTCTGACGGGTATTGTTTCTAGAGGTGGGGGAATTATTGCTAAGTGGATGCTCCATCATCATAAACAAAATCCCCTTTATACCCACTTCGATGATATTATCGAAATCTTTAAGAAATACGATGTTTCTTTTAGTTTAGGGGACTCTTTGCGTCCGGGATGTCTTCATGATGCTTCTGATGAAGCTCAACTATCAGAGTTAAAAACGCTAGGTCAATTAACCCGTCGTGCTTGGGAACATGATGTACAAGTGATGGTAGAAGGCCCCGGTCATGTGCCGATGGATCAAATTGAGTTTAATGTGAAAAAACAGATGGAAGAGTGTAGCGAAGCACCTTTCTATGTGTTAGGGCCTTTAGTAACGGATATTGCTCCCGGATATGACCATATTACCTCAGCGATCGGTGCTGCGATGGCGGGATGGTATGGTACAGCTATGTTATGTTATGTTACCCCGAAAGAGCATTTAGGACTCCCCAATGCTGAAGATGTCCGCAATGGATTAATTGCCTATAAAATTGCGGCTCATGCGGCGGATGTAGCACGTCATCGTCAAGGAGCAAGAGATCGGGATGATCAACTCTCTAATGCTCGTTATAATTTTGATTGGAATCGTCAATTTGAGTTATCTTTAGATCCCGATCGCGCTAAAGAATATCACGACGAAACCTTACCGGCAGATATTTATAAAACGGCTGAATTTTGCTCAATGTGCGGGCCTAAATTCTGTCCGATGCAGACTAAAGTGGATGCAGACGCTCTCACTGAATTAGAAAAGTTTTTAGCTAAAGATAAAGAAACCGTTAGTCAAAGCTAA
- a CDS encoding TIGR00266 family protein: protein MADVIDYQIYGDDLQLVEITLDLGEGVRAEAGAMAYLEQGIEMQTSTGGGFLAGFKRALAGEGFFITNFANRGTRRAKVAFAAPYPGKIIPLQLGQLGGTFICQKDAFICAAKGIEIDVEFTKRLGTGFFGGEGFILQRLQGDGLAFIHAGGALVEKRLMSGEDIRVDTGCVVAFSPTVRYEIEMVKGFKNVLFGGEGLFLAKLTGPGTIYLQSLPLSKLAARLRQYISPSSSS, encoded by the coding sequence ATGGCTGACGTAATAGACTACCAAATTTATGGGGATGATTTGCAACTGGTAGAAATTACCCTCGATCTAGGTGAAGGGGTTCGTGCAGAAGCCGGTGCAATGGCCTATCTTGAGCAAGGGATCGAGATGCAGACTTCTACCGGGGGCGGTTTTTTGGCAGGATTTAAACGAGCGCTAGCGGGTGAAGGCTTTTTTATCACCAATTTTGCTAATCGGGGTACTCGTCGCGCTAAAGTGGCTTTTGCTGCTCCCTATCCAGGTAAAATTATCCCTCTACAGTTAGGCCAGTTGGGAGGTACATTTATCTGTCAAAAAGATGCTTTTATCTGTGCAGCTAAAGGGATTGAAATTGATGTAGAGTTTACTAAACGGTTGGGGACTGGATTTTTTGGGGGAGAGGGGTTCATTTTACAAAGACTTCAAGGGGATGGACTGGCGTTTATTCATGCTGGTGGTGCTTTAGTTGAAAAACGATTGATGTCTGGGGAAGACATTCGCGTAGATACGGGTTGTGTTGTGGCGTTTTCTCCTACAGTTCGTTATGAAATAGAAATGGTTAAAGGATTTAAAAATGTTTTGTTTGGGGGTGAAGGGTTGTTTTTAGCTAAATTAACCGGGCCAGGGACTATTTATTTACAAAGTTTACCTTTATCAAAGTTAGCCGCTCGGTTGAGGCAATATATCAGTCCTTCTTCTTCAAGTTAG
- a CDS encoding nickel/cobalt transporter, with protein sequence MMRSIKQWVNRFCLPFLGAIIFLMGYSLPSQSHVDDLSLLNLVIEPNSAQMNLTLSTRLVAFADTDQNHQLSPQEINQHRQQLEEFFGDRLRLTNSQGEKADVSVTAPKNPLLASNISSNTHSTVFLTYTWSSPITQIKIDYNLFDKLYNTHCLATIFNQGELKNYTLTPNHRSLSLQLNEGRGQLLSRGGLIAFIVAFSWGAIHGLSPGHGKTLVGAYLVGSRAKVKHAIVLGLTTTITHTFGVFVLGIATLFASQYLLPLQFYPWLSLGSGIIIFIIGLNLLNNRLTFPGKNIEHFHEHHHHHDHDHEHHHHHHHHHSHDHLPLNKDDSLISWRSLIGLGVAGGLVPCPAALVLLLSMIALGQISFGLLLVFIFSLGLTGTLTGIGLLLVSAKQFFERIPTQIISSRLIKIIPVVSALIIALIGLGLTYQSIAQIQSV encoded by the coding sequence ATGATGAGAAGCATAAAACAATGGGTTAATCGTTTTTGTCTTCCATTTTTGGGGGCGATTATTTTTTTAATGGGTTATTCTCTTCCCAGTCAGTCTCATGTCGATGATTTATCCCTTCTCAATCTAGTGATTGAGCCAAACTCAGCCCAAATGAATCTGACTTTATCAACTCGTTTAGTTGCCTTTGCCGATACGGATCAAAACCATCAATTATCCCCTCAAGAAATTAATCAACATCGACAACAATTAGAGGAATTTTTCGGCGATCGCCTCCGGTTAACCAACAGTCAAGGCGAAAAAGCGGACGTAAGTGTAACAGCCCCTAAAAATCCTTTATTAGCTTCTAATATTAGCAGTAACACTCATAGCACTGTCTTTTTAACTTATACTTGGTCGTCTCCCATTACTCAAATTAAAATAGATTATAATTTATTTGATAAGCTCTATAATACCCATTGTTTAGCGACTATTTTTAATCAAGGGGAACTTAAAAATTATACGTTAACCCCCAATCATCGAAGTCTTTCTCTCCAGTTAAACGAAGGACGAGGACAATTATTAAGTCGAGGAGGATTAATTGCTTTTATTGTGGCTTTTTCTTGGGGGGCTATTCATGGGTTATCTCCCGGTCATGGGAAAACTCTTGTAGGCGCTTATTTAGTGGGATCGCGGGCTAAAGTTAAACACGCGATCGTTTTAGGATTAACAACAACTATTACTCATACTTTTGGGGTGTTTGTTTTAGGAATAGCTACGTTATTTGCCTCTCAATATTTGCTACCGCTTCAATTTTATCCTTGGTTGAGTTTAGGATCGGGAATCATTATTTTTATCATTGGTTTAAATTTACTCAATAATCGTCTAACATTTCCAGGTAAAAATATTGAACATTTTCATGAGCATCATCATCACCACGATCACGATCATGAACATCATCACCATCACCACCATCATCATTCTCACGATCATTTACCTTTAAATAAAGATGACTCCTTAATAAGTTGGCGTAGTCTGATCGGGTTAGGGGTTGCAGGGGGTTTAGTGCCTTGTCCGGCGGCTTTAGTGTTATTGTTGAGTATGATTGCTTTAGGTCAAATTAGTTTTGGTCTTTTATTAGTCTTTATTTTTAGTTTAGGGTTGACAGGAACGTTAACGGGAATAGGATTATTATTAGTCAGTGCTAAACAGTTTTTTGAACGGATTCCCACTCAAATTATTTCTAGTAGATTAATTAAAATTATTCCCGTTGTCAGTGCTTTAATCATTGCCCTTATTGGATTAGGATTAACTTATCAATCTATCGCACAAATTCAATCAGTGTAG
- a CDS encoding glycosyltransferase → MTYPILKNLLKTPSGSLQIPLNPNGEINGADQDNKTSKPVQFSLIIPTYNERGNINYIIESLTRLLDPFLPNDYELIIVDDNSPDHTWEIAESLTLTYPQLRVMHRTEEKGLSSAVIRGWQVARGEILGVIDADLQHPPEILLKLLNCIQQGADLAVASRHVDGGGVSEWSLIRRFLSRGAQLLGLIILPSVVGRVSDPMSGYFMVRRRAIAGPILNPLGYKILLEVIGRGNIETIAEVGYVFQERQEGESKVTWKQYIEYILHLIRLRSRGRIARLRQQFNFPVGRFIRFGLVGLSGVFVDMTLLYLLSDSTTLGWELTRSKIIAAEVAIINNFLWNDRWTFGDLSSQQRGWNQRLKRFLKFNMICLAGLVLNVLLLNLFFNIFGINRYVANLIAIALVTVWNFWINLKLSWRVTQVK, encoded by the coding sequence ATGACTTACCCAATTTTAAAAAATCTCTTAAAAACACCTTCAGGTTCTTTACAAATTCCCCTCAATCCCAATGGGGAAATAAATGGAGCAGATCAAGATAATAAAACCTCGAAACCTGTTCAATTTTCTTTAATCATTCCTACTTATAACGAGAGGGGCAATATTAATTATATTATCGAGTCATTAACTCGTCTCCTTGACCCCTTTTTACCCAATGATTATGAATTAATTATTGTCGATGATAACAGTCCCGATCACACTTGGGAAATTGCCGAGTCTCTCACCCTTACCTATCCTCAATTGCGAGTCATGCACCGCACAGAAGAAAAAGGACTGTCTTCGGCAGTTATTCGGGGATGGCAAGTGGCAAGGGGAGAAATTTTAGGAGTCATAGACGCAGATCTTCAACATCCCCCAGAAATTTTATTAAAGTTATTAAATTGTATCCAACAAGGCGCAGATTTAGCGGTAGCGAGTCGTCATGTTGATGGGGGTGGAGTGAGTGAATGGAGTCTTATTAGACGATTTTTATCGAGAGGGGCGCAACTTTTAGGGTTAATTATTCTTCCTTCGGTTGTGGGGCGAGTTTCTGATCCTATGAGTGGCTATTTTATGGTACGTCGTCGCGCTATTGCTGGCCCTATTTTAAACCCTTTGGGCTATAAAATTCTTTTGGAAGTTATTGGACGAGGAAATATTGAAACAATTGCTGAAGTGGGTTATGTTTTTCAAGAAAGACAAGAAGGGGAAAGCAAAGTTACCTGGAAGCAATATATAGAATATATCTTACATTTAATCCGCCTACGTTCTCGCGGAAGAATAGCAAGACTCAGACAACAGTTTAACTTTCCTGTGGGTCGATTTATTCGCTTTGGTTTGGTAGGATTAAGCGGTGTATTTGTGGATATGACCCTGCTTTATTTACTCAGCGATTCAACTACGTTAGGATGGGAACTAACTCGCAGTAAAATTATCGCGGCTGAAGTGGCAATTATTAATAATTTTCTCTGGAACGATCGCTGGACTTTTGGGGATCTTTCCAGTCAACAAAGGGGATGGAATCAACGGTTAAAACGTTTTCTTAAGTTTAATATGATTTGTTTAGCGGGTTTAGTCTTAAATGTTTTACTGTTAAATCTGTTCTTTAATATCTTTGGAATTAACCGTTATGTAGCGAATTTAATAGCGATCGCTCTGGTTACTGTGTGGAATTTTTGGATTAATCTTAAACTCAGTTGGCGAGTGACTCAAGTTAAATAA
- a CDS encoding formylglycine-generating enzyme family protein, with protein MKKTNKFFLTSLTRRNLIKLASFVGTGVAISAIRANRLNSATQTTTLSREQQSNIKPPTPQKIELLSFNFETITVDLGGQIISRTPKQAQYFLENLGQTIPLEMVALSGGTFLMGAAEGEKSSYTDSDKPQHQVSVKPFYIGKYPITQAQWKAIASLPKVKQDLNPDPSYFKGDNLPVERVSWYDALELCERLSQYTGRNYQLPSEAQWEYACRGGTTTPFYFGATITGEFANYFASESAYQVEPNLEFRKKTTEVGSFPPNDFGLYDLHGNVYEWCADPWHKNYDQAPTDGSVWLSDNPKNNRYRILRGGGWATESRQCRSAQRTRFNPENQYSVIGLRVVINDV; from the coding sequence GTGAAAAAGACCAATAAATTTTTCTTAACGAGTCTAACTCGAAGAAATTTAATTAAATTAGCCAGTTTTGTCGGGACTGGAGTGGCAATAAGCGCCATAAGAGCTAATCGATTAAATTCCGCCACACAAACGACTACCCTATCAAGGGAGCAACAGAGCAATATAAAACCCCCAACCCCCCAAAAAATAGAACTTTTATCCTTTAATTTTGAAACCATAACCGTAGATTTGGGCGGTCAAATTATTAGTCGCACCCCAAAACAAGCTCAGTATTTTCTCGAAAATTTAGGGCAAACCATCCCCCTAGAAATGGTAGCCCTTTCCGGTGGGACTTTTTTAATGGGAGCAGCAGAAGGGGAAAAATCCAGCTACACCGACAGTGATAAACCTCAACATCAAGTCAGTGTCAAACCGTTTTATATCGGCAAATATCCCATCACTCAGGCACAATGGAAAGCGATCGCCTCTCTTCCTAAAGTTAAACAGGATCTAAACCCCGATCCTTCCTATTTCAAAGGGGATAATTTACCTGTAGAGCGCGTCTCATGGTACGATGCCCTTGAATTGTGTGAAAGACTCTCTCAGTATACAGGAAGAAACTATCAGCTTCCTAGCGAGGCTCAATGGGAATATGCTTGTCGTGGAGGAACAACCACTCCTTTTTATTTTGGGGCTACCATAACCGGAGAATTTGCTAATTATTTTGCCTCAGAAAGTGCTTATCAAGTTGAACCTAATCTAGAATTCCGCAAAAAAACGACCGAAGTCGGGAGTTTCCCCCCTAATGACTTCGGATTATACGATTTACACGGCAATGTTTATGAATGGTGTGCTGATCCTTGGCATAAAAATTATGACCAAGCTCCTACTGATGGCAGTGTTTGGCTCTCAGACAACCCAAAAAATAACCGTTACCGCATTTTACGAGGGGGCGGCTGGGCAACCGAATCACGACAATGTCGTTCTGCTCAACGTACTCGTTTTAACCCCGAAAATCAATACAGTGTTATCGGTTTGAGAGTCGTAATTAATGATGTCTAG
- a CDS encoding glycosyltransferase family 39 protein, which yields MMFYLNKYLKNNTKTILLVLLFLGAVLRLILLGTLPNGFFVDEASNGYDAYSLAHTLRDHYGQFMPLFLRAFDDYREALYIYLMIPFIKVFGLTEFASRLPSALIGIATIVIIYYLAQELFEQEQRVGLMAALFLALSPWHIHYSRVGFRAILFPCLFSLALLFFLKSLKKENYLILSGLLFGLSFWTYSSARVFVTFFLIGLGLLYWEHLWKHRRKTLLGVVLFAGIYIPLLTFWLSPEGMSRLNQVGLQNETLKVLTNFLSYFDPNFLFFQGDGNFRHNAPHIGQLYYFEFLPIVVGLIAILMQKGKTRLIFVIWLLLYPFPGAVTEPYHSIRSIIGTVLWALISGYGTIKIINFLEIKFNSSKVYPITLLLLTVSMIGIIGKTYFIDYRIQVTRDWQYGMREAITYANNHPINCAIMKRKPDWVFEDRSYGILVPFYTQFSPQEYQKLDTHPWNRTQENPDYTLGKFTLMSMTPEKQLPEQCLLIVYPDETPILEVPGYKVEPVHTVKNPKDEEQFKIFEVTQVN from the coding sequence ATGATGTTTTATTTGAATAAATACTTAAAAAATAATACTAAGACGATACTCTTAGTATTATTGTTTCTTGGGGCGGTCTTAAGATTAATTCTTCTCGGAACTCTTCCCAATGGTTTTTTTGTAGATGAAGCTTCTAATGGGTATGATGCTTACTCTCTAGCTCATACGTTACGGGATCACTATGGTCAGTTTATGCCTCTATTTTTGAGAGCTTTTGATGATTATCGAGAAGCTTTATATATTTATTTAATGATCCCTTTTATCAAAGTCTTTGGACTGACTGAATTTGCCTCAAGATTACCATCTGCTCTGATTGGAATAGCCACTATTGTTATTATCTATTATTTAGCCCAAGAACTTTTTGAACAAGAGCAAAGAGTGGGCTTAATGGCGGCTTTATTTTTAGCTCTGAGTCCTTGGCATATTCATTATAGTAGAGTTGGCTTTAGAGCGATTTTATTTCCCTGTTTATTTTCCTTGGCTTTGTTATTTTTTTTAAAAAGTCTGAAAAAAGAAAACTACTTAATTTTAAGTGGTTTATTATTTGGTTTGAGTTTTTGGACTTATAGTTCAGCCAGAGTTTTTGTAACTTTTTTTCTCATCGGTTTAGGTCTTTTATATTGGGAACATTTATGGAAACACAGAAGAAAAACCTTATTAGGGGTTGTGCTATTTGCTGGAATTTATATTCCTTTACTGACGTTTTGGTTGTCTCCTGAAGGAATGTCGCGGTTAAATCAAGTTGGTTTACAAAATGAAACTTTGAAAGTTTTAACTAATTTTTTAAGTTATTTCGACCCTAATTTTCTCTTTTTCCAAGGGGATGGTAATTTCCGTCATAATGCTCCCCATATAGGACAATTATATTATTTTGAATTTCTTCCTATTGTGGTGGGATTAATTGCTATTTTGATGCAGAAAGGAAAAACGAGACTTATTTTTGTAATTTGGTTATTATTGTATCCTTTTCCAGGGGCTGTAACTGAACCTTATCATTCAATTCGTTCAATTATAGGGACAGTTCTATGGGCTTTAATTTCTGGCTATGGAACGATTAAAATTATTAATTTTTTAGAGATAAAATTCAATTCATCGAAAGTTTATCCGATTACTTTATTACTGTTAACCGTTTCAATGATTGGTATAATTGGAAAAACCTACTTTATCGATTATCGGATTCAAGTGACGCGAGACTGGCAATATGGAATGAGAGAGGCCATTACTTATGCTAATAATCACCCGATTAATTGTGCAATTATGAAACGTAAACCCGATTGGGTATTTGAAGATCGTTCTTATGGAATTTTAGTCCCTTTTTACACTCAATTTTCTCCTCAAGAGTATCAAAAATTAGACACTCATCCCTGGAATCGGACTCAAGAAAATCCAGACTATACATTAGGCAAATTTACATTAATGTCGATGACCCCTGAAAAACAATTACCTGAACAATGTTTATTGATTGTTTATCCTGATGAAACCCCAATTTTGGAAGTACCAGGGTACAAAGTGGAACCCGTTCATACAGTTAAAAATCCTAAAGATGAGGAACAATTTAAAATCTTTGAAGTCACTCAGGTAAACTAA
- a CDS encoding ArnT family glycosyltransferase, translated as MQKLLLSWFKPIIPYQDWLFCGLITILGIVLRLHNYDTLPPDNWTADEYAFAWSGMSLIQDHVPTGWSWLTPTDDFPTVYWEEKGSRYRIVSPWFDHPPLYSLIVGMTSILGGAKDFFDCSLTVMRIPSLVMGISAIILFYSLCKKLFNTNIAVISSLIFATNPNTVFLSRLALSENLILLLSLGVILLFLQYNQTSKSIYLYSSAILAGLAILVKVTGIFLICFLIVVLIYQRKWIDSLIVLLIGLVGFSLYYLYGWIYDFEFFKKILEEQTNRFTDFGILKYLILPTVFFEDGWLCFSWLTLIPVLKLTEKLKSQIIALPILIYSLLLVSSGAQSHYFAWYTIPFYPFLFLSLGIFLADFWKKPDFMSACLIFLFLGVWNIHLNIGDWILSSSKGEYYFILATGLVLLVYLLDEITKRKTERLTCITTILAFSSLIIANINVILTYKP; from the coding sequence ATGCAAAAACTTTTATTATCCTGGTTTAAACCGATAATTCCTTATCAAGATTGGTTATTTTGTGGACTAATTACTATTTTAGGAATTGTCTTAAGATTACATAATTATGATACTTTACCCCCCGACAATTGGACAGCAGATGAATATGCTTTTGCTTGGAGTGGGATGAGTTTAATTCAAGATCATGTTCCTACGGGTTGGTCTTGGTTAACCCCAACGGATGATTTTCCTACGGTTTATTGGGAGGAAAAAGGTTCTCGTTATAGAATTGTAAGTCCTTGGTTTGATCATCCTCCTTTGTATAGTTTAATTGTGGGGATGACATCTATATTAGGGGGAGCAAAAGACTTTTTTGACTGTTCTTTGACGGTGATGCGTATTCCTTCTTTAGTGATGGGAATTAGTGCTATTATTCTGTTTTATTCGTTGTGTAAAAAGTTATTTAATACTAATATAGCTGTTATCTCTTCCTTAATTTTTGCCACTAATCCTAATACGGTTTTTCTGTCAAGATTAGCACTGAGTGAAAACCTAATTCTTTTATTAAGTTTAGGGGTTATTCTTTTATTTTTGCAATATAATCAAACCTCTAAATCTATCTATCTCTATAGTTCAGCCATTCTAGCAGGACTGGCAATTTTAGTTAAAGTAACAGGGATTTTCTTGATTTGTTTTTTAATCGTTGTCTTGATTTATCAAAGAAAATGGATAGATTCTTTAATCGTTTTATTAATTGGACTGGTTGGCTTTTCTTTATATTATTTATATGGCTGGATTTATGATTTTGAGTTTTTTAAAAAAATTCTTGAAGAACAAACTAACCGATTTACTGATTTTGGCATTTTAAAATATTTAATTTTACCGACTGTATTTTTTGAGGATGGATGGTTATGTTTTAGTTGGTTGACTCTTATTCCGGTTTTGAAGTTGACGGAAAAACTTAAAAGTCAAATTATAGCTCTGCCTATTTTAATCTATTCATTACTTCTGGTTTCATCGGGAGCGCAGAGTCACTATTTCGCTTGGTATACTATTCCTTTTTATCCTTTTTTATTCTTATCCTTGGGGATATTTTTAGCGGATTTTTGGAAGAAACCCGATTTTATGAGTGCTTGTTTAATTTTTCTCTTTTTAGGAGTTTGGAATATACACTTAAATATAGGTGACTGGATTCTATCTTCAAGCAAAGGTGAGTATTATTTTATATTAGCCACTGGGCTAGTTTTATTAGTTTATTTATTAGATGAAATAACAAAACGTAAAACTGAACGCTTGACCTGTATAACCACTATATTGGCTTTTAGTTCTCTGATTATCGCAAATATTAACGTGATTTTAACTTACAAACCTTAG